From a region of the Micropterus dolomieu isolate WLL.071019.BEF.003 ecotype Adirondacks linkage group LG21, ASM2129224v1, whole genome shotgun sequence genome:
- the ela3l gene encoding elastase 3 like isoform X1, translating into MERSKAEASINMIPIVLASVLIASALGCGTPAIEPLTSRVVNGVDAKPHSWPWQISLQYDKDGVWRHTCGGSLIAANWVMTAAHCINTKLSYRVFVGKYNLVKEEAGSKAILPEKIIVHEKWNPIFVAFGNDIALIKLSESVTLSDQVQLACVPPAGTVLSNLYPCYITGWGRLYTGGPIADTLQQALMPVADHATCSQPDWWGIAVRATMVCAGGDGVVAGCNGDSGGPLNCKNSEGVWQVHGIASFVSGLGCNFVKKPTVFTRVSAFNDWIDQVMMNN; encoded by the exons ATGGAAAGGAGTAAAG CAGAAGCATCAATCAACATGATCCCCATTGTGCTGGCCTCAGTGCTCATTGCTAGCG CCCTTGGGTGCGGCACCCCAGCCATTGAGCCCCTGACTTCCCGTGTGGTCAATGGAGTAGATGCCAAGCCCCACAGCTGGCCCTGGCAG ATCTCTCTGCAGTATGACAAGGACGGTGTGTGGAGGCACACTTGTGGGGGATCTCTGATTGCTGCCAACTGGGTCATGACTGCTGCTCACTGCATCAA CACCAAGCTCTCCTACAGGGTGTTTGTGGGCAAATACAACCTGGTCAAGGAAGAGGCTGGCTCCAAGGCCATCCTGCCTGAGAAGATTATTGTCCATGAGAAATGGAACCCCATCTTTGTGGCCTTCGG TAACGATATTGCCCTCATCAAGCTGTCGGAGTCAGTTACTTTGAGTGACCAGGTGCAGTTGGCATGTGTCCCTCCTGCTGGCACTGTGCTGTCCAACCTCTACCCCTGCTACATCACCGGATGGGGCAGGCTGTACA CCGGAGGCCCCATAGCTGATACGCTGCAGCAGGCTTTGATGCCTGTGGCTGACCATGCCACCTGCTCCCAGCCTGATTGGTGGGGTATTGCTGTCAGGGCCACCATGGTCTGTGCTGGTGGGGATGGAGTCGTGGCTGGATGCAAC GGAGACTCTGGCGGTCCTCTGAACTGTAAGAACAGTGAGGGCGTCTGGCAGGTCCATGGTATTGCCAGCTTTGTCTCTGGCCTTGGCTGCAACTTCGTGAAGAAACCCACTGTCTTCACCAGAGTCTCCGCTTTCAATGACTGGATCGACCAG GTTATGATGAACAACTAA
- the ela3l gene encoding elastase 3 like isoform X2, whose product MERSKEASINMIPIVLASVLIASALGCGTPAIEPLTSRVVNGVDAKPHSWPWQISLQYDKDGVWRHTCGGSLIAANWVMTAAHCINTKLSYRVFVGKYNLVKEEAGSKAILPEKIIVHEKWNPIFVAFGNDIALIKLSESVTLSDQVQLACVPPAGTVLSNLYPCYITGWGRLYTGGPIADTLQQALMPVADHATCSQPDWWGIAVRATMVCAGGDGVVAGCNGDSGGPLNCKNSEGVWQVHGIASFVSGLGCNFVKKPTVFTRVSAFNDWIDQVMMNN is encoded by the exons ATGGAAAGGAGTAAAG AAGCATCAATCAACATGATCCCCATTGTGCTGGCCTCAGTGCTCATTGCTAGCG CCCTTGGGTGCGGCACCCCAGCCATTGAGCCCCTGACTTCCCGTGTGGTCAATGGAGTAGATGCCAAGCCCCACAGCTGGCCCTGGCAG ATCTCTCTGCAGTATGACAAGGACGGTGTGTGGAGGCACACTTGTGGGGGATCTCTGATTGCTGCCAACTGGGTCATGACTGCTGCTCACTGCATCAA CACCAAGCTCTCCTACAGGGTGTTTGTGGGCAAATACAACCTGGTCAAGGAAGAGGCTGGCTCCAAGGCCATCCTGCCTGAGAAGATTATTGTCCATGAGAAATGGAACCCCATCTTTGTGGCCTTCGG TAACGATATTGCCCTCATCAAGCTGTCGGAGTCAGTTACTTTGAGTGACCAGGTGCAGTTGGCATGTGTCCCTCCTGCTGGCACTGTGCTGTCCAACCTCTACCCCTGCTACATCACCGGATGGGGCAGGCTGTACA CCGGAGGCCCCATAGCTGATACGCTGCAGCAGGCTTTGATGCCTGTGGCTGACCATGCCACCTGCTCCCAGCCTGATTGGTGGGGTATTGCTGTCAGGGCCACCATGGTCTGTGCTGGTGGGGATGGAGTCGTGGCTGGATGCAAC GGAGACTCTGGCGGTCCTCTGAACTGTAAGAACAGTGAGGGCGTCTGGCAGGTCCATGGTATTGCCAGCTTTGTCTCTGGCCTTGGCTGCAACTTCGTGAAGAAACCCACTGTCTTCACCAGAGTCTCCGCTTTCAATGACTGGATCGACCAG GTTATGATGAACAACTAA
- the ela3l gene encoding elastase 3 like isoform X3: MIPIVLASVLIASALGCGTPAIEPLTSRVVNGVDAKPHSWPWQISLQYDKDGVWRHTCGGSLIAANWVMTAAHCINTKLSYRVFVGKYNLVKEEAGSKAILPEKIIVHEKWNPIFVAFGNDIALIKLSESVTLSDQVQLACVPPAGTVLSNLYPCYITGWGRLYTGGPIADTLQQALMPVADHATCSQPDWWGIAVRATMVCAGGDGVVAGCNGDSGGPLNCKNSEGVWQVHGIASFVSGLGCNFVKKPTVFTRVSAFNDWIDQVMMNN, translated from the exons ATGATCCCCATTGTGCTGGCCTCAGTGCTCATTGCTAGCG CCCTTGGGTGCGGCACCCCAGCCATTGAGCCCCTGACTTCCCGTGTGGTCAATGGAGTAGATGCCAAGCCCCACAGCTGGCCCTGGCAG ATCTCTCTGCAGTATGACAAGGACGGTGTGTGGAGGCACACTTGTGGGGGATCTCTGATTGCTGCCAACTGGGTCATGACTGCTGCTCACTGCATCAA CACCAAGCTCTCCTACAGGGTGTTTGTGGGCAAATACAACCTGGTCAAGGAAGAGGCTGGCTCCAAGGCCATCCTGCCTGAGAAGATTATTGTCCATGAGAAATGGAACCCCATCTTTGTGGCCTTCGG TAACGATATTGCCCTCATCAAGCTGTCGGAGTCAGTTACTTTGAGTGACCAGGTGCAGTTGGCATGTGTCCCTCCTGCTGGCACTGTGCTGTCCAACCTCTACCCCTGCTACATCACCGGATGGGGCAGGCTGTACA CCGGAGGCCCCATAGCTGATACGCTGCAGCAGGCTTTGATGCCTGTGGCTGACCATGCCACCTGCTCCCAGCCTGATTGGTGGGGTATTGCTGTCAGGGCCACCATGGTCTGTGCTGGTGGGGATGGAGTCGTGGCTGGATGCAAC GGAGACTCTGGCGGTCCTCTGAACTGTAAGAACAGTGAGGGCGTCTGGCAGGTCCATGGTATTGCCAGCTTTGTCTCTGGCCTTGGCTGCAACTTCGTGAAGAAACCCACTGTCTTCACCAGAGTCTCCGCTTTCAATGACTGGATCGACCAG GTTATGATGAACAACTAA